One segment of Roseisolibacter agri DNA contains the following:
- a CDS encoding AAA family ATPase, with amino-acid sequence MPIVTVSRQFGAGGSELAARVAEALGWPLLDNALLDEVAARLGTSREAVAARDERRPSLAARLADALALGATDAEPSVTAALPGRDAESVAPPPAEEQVLAVTQRVIVEAAARGPVVVVGRGAQAALAARADALHVLCCAPRDARIARVAAREGLPLGAAARRVDDVDRERLTLVRKRWGRELLDPSHYDLCLNSARLGLAEAATLVVETARARL; translated from the coding sequence GTGCCGATCGTGACCGTCTCGCGGCAGTTCGGGGCCGGCGGCTCCGAGCTCGCCGCGCGCGTGGCCGAGGCGCTGGGCTGGCCGCTGCTGGACAACGCGCTGCTCGACGAGGTGGCCGCGCGGCTGGGCACCTCGCGCGAGGCGGTGGCGGCGCGCGACGAGCGGCGGCCCTCGCTCGCCGCGCGGTTGGCCGACGCGCTCGCGCTGGGCGCCACCGACGCCGAGCCGTCCGTGACCGCGGCGCTGCCCGGACGCGACGCCGAGTCGGTGGCGCCGCCGCCCGCGGAGGAGCAGGTGCTGGCCGTGACGCAGCGCGTGATCGTCGAGGCGGCGGCGCGCGGGCCGGTGGTGGTCGTGGGGCGCGGCGCGCAGGCGGCGCTGGCGGCGCGCGCCGACGCGCTGCACGTGCTCTGCTGCGCGCCGCGCGACGCGCGCATCGCGCGGGTGGCGGCGCGCGAGGGGCTGCCCCTGGGCGCCGCCGCGCGCCGCGTGGACGACGTGGACCGCGAGCGCCTGACGCTCGTGCGCAAGCGGTGGGGCCGCGAGCTGCTGGACCCGTCGCACTACGACCTGTGCCTCAACAGCGCGCGCCTGGGGCTCGCGGAGGCGGCGACGCTGGTGGTCGAGACCGCGCGCGCGCGCCTCTAG